The window CTACCGAATAAGTCATAGGTCTCATCGAGGTACTCTTCGATAAGTGATATAACAAGATTCTCTTTTGGATATTTGATTTTAAACCGCCATACAAATGCAGCGATATGTTCAATAAGCTCATTCAAGGCTGCGCTTTGAGGGGAGCTTAAGTCATTAATCCAGTGTGTATTTGTTTTTTGTAAGCTTAAAATAGCATCTCTATTGAGGCTATTACATAAGTATTTTAGCTCTGCTATATCATGTTTTTTGGGTGAGTATTCATCCATAATCACCTCCGTAGGCGAATCTGACTTTTGCTGTGTGTATTTTTTATCAATAATAATATCATGTTAACTAATTAAAGCACCTATGTTCAATATAAAAGTTGCTCATTAATATATTGAAAAATATAAGATTATTGCTAGTTCGTTAAACTTTTCGAAGATTATTAATATAATACATAAGCGATGTTCGAATACGGACTGGCAGCTCGGACTAAACTAGCCGCGATATAATAATAGCATTATTATCACATATGTCACCACCAATAAACTACTTTTTTCTAATTTATTAGTGGGTGGTTGAAGTTTGAGTTGTGTATGTTCTGCTTAAACTCAATTTCATGAAGCATTTATATTATAGTTTAACCATCAGTTATTTTAGTGCGGTGAATATGAAGTGTTTATACAAAAGATGTTATAAAAATTATTATCCCATTTAATTCATTCAAATAATTTATTTTTACTAATAACAGAATTAAAAAATAGAAAAGCTTCTGCCTGAAATAGACAAAAGCTTTTTTTGTTAAGCATAACTTAAAGGTAGAGGTTCAAGGTTACCCCGGGTTTCAGGTCGGCCATTTTAACACCGGAATTCCACGTCATTAGGTCATTGAGTTTTATGCCATGACGTTTCGCAATGCTA is drawn from Providencia huaxiensis and contains these coding sequences:
- the tomB gene encoding Hha toxicity modulator TomB — protein: MDEYSPKKHDIAELKYLCNSLNRDAILSLQKTNTHWINDLSSPQSAALNELIEHIAAFVWRFKIKYPKENLVISLIEEYLDETYDLFGSPVITLSEVIDWEAMNQSLVAVLDDDLKCLTSKT